From the Leptospira biflexa serovar Patoc strain 'Patoc 1 (Paris)' genome, one window contains:
- a CDS encoding efflux RND transporter permease subunit has translation MGSSIVQYFLSKSLFVNLLTFLILLVGGFTAATMNREAFPNINFDIVSVTTIYAGAAPADVEKLVTKPLEDAIKEVDGIKEFRSASLENRSGIIITIDPNTKNTQKVVDDLKSAIDRIQDLPTEVEDPIVTEITTARQPVIEIHLSSAINDGKTLLNAKELRDRAKILEEKLKDIPAVARITKRGWREREMKVDLDPDKLRSMSLSSTQVISALRLRNINFPGGNINEKTREIIVRTVGEFDSAEEIENVFIRTNDAGRSVRIRDVARVTEGFEDSEYLDKSNGNIAIALTVIKREKADAISVVDESKKVVEEFIKSSNGTIKHAFVNDLSKYIRRRLGVLTSNAISGLFLVTASLFVFLGWRMALMTALGIPISVAMTFVAMNYMGLTLNLISMMGLIIVVGILVDDAIIICENVYRHLEMGEEPFEAAMRGTSEVLAPVTATVTTTIAAFGPMLFMTGIFGKFIHSIPLVVILSLLSSLFEAFFMLPSHLYDVSKATDMKGEVKEESHWFVKFKERTYLPFLRFALLNRWKMVGLLVGLFVFSLAIQTKFGKFKLFPGAIETFQVRVTAETGLKLEETDRFIRAIEHSIAKLPEGEVENFISRVGIIQKDPNDPFTKRGKNYAQVMVYLTPDDNRERSTEKIIEVVRENTKYLLNEKALTLLEEKLAKENLEKKEKEQIKIDSIPSEFLPLKGKLVNLEFEKLAGGPPVGKPVAIEIKGDDFATLLKIGAEYKAALAKIKGVTDIGDDFNEGKDEIRVSVDEALASFAGVSVQSVSLAINTALQGTVSTKIKRADEEVDVRVRFPEEYRSSLTHLNKVYVNNLTGNLIPVSRLTSYDRNPGRASINHLDGKRLLTVTSNIDETVSTSRQVNLEAKQLTEGIIAKYPGYSVRFSGENKDTEESMASLGRAFLVGLLIIYMILASLFRSLAQPLIVMSAIPFAVIGVIFAFLLHGQPFSFLAFLGIIGLAGVVVNDSIVLVDCANQLRIEDPSKSTFELLMEAGSIRLRAVMLTTVTTVLGLLPTAYGIGGKDPFLVPMALAFGWGLAFATFITLIMVPVFYLNLYMFRDRVSQHLKNRKKQFV, from the coding sequence ATGGGTTCATCCATAGTTCAATATTTTCTTTCTAAAAGTTTATTCGTAAACCTTTTGACATTCCTCATCCTCCTAGTCGGGGGATTCACAGCAGCCACGATGAACCGGGAGGCATTCCCAAATATCAATTTTGATATCGTGAGTGTCACAACGATTTATGCAGGTGCTGCACCAGCAGATGTGGAAAAACTTGTCACAAAACCACTAGAAGATGCCATCAAAGAAGTCGATGGGATCAAAGAATTTCGGTCCGCATCGTTAGAGAACCGATCCGGGATCATCATCACCATTGATCCCAATACCAAAAACACTCAAAAAGTGGTCGATGACTTAAAATCTGCAATCGATCGCATCCAAGATTTACCAACAGAAGTGGAAGATCCGATTGTCACCGAGATTACGACAGCAAGACAACCTGTAATCGAAATTCATTTATCATCCGCGATAAACGATGGAAAGACATTACTCAATGCCAAGGAACTCAGAGACAGAGCAAAAATCCTGGAAGAAAAACTAAAAGACATTCCAGCTGTGGCAAGGATCACCAAACGTGGTTGGCGCGAACGAGAAATGAAAGTGGATTTGGATCCAGACAAACTCCGAAGTATGTCCCTCTCCTCCACACAAGTGATAAGTGCATTACGATTGCGTAATATCAATTTCCCAGGTGGGAACATTAACGAAAAAACACGTGAGATCATTGTCCGAACTGTCGGTGAGTTTGATTCTGCAGAAGAAATTGAAAATGTTTTCATCCGCACAAACGATGCAGGAAGGTCGGTTCGCATTCGTGATGTGGCGCGAGTCACAGAGGGATTTGAGGATTCGGAATACTTAGACAAATCCAATGGAAACATAGCCATCGCACTCACTGTCATCAAACGAGAAAAAGCAGATGCAATCTCAGTCGTGGATGAATCCAAAAAAGTGGTCGAAGAGTTTATCAAATCTTCAAACGGGACCATTAAACATGCGTTTGTAAATGATTTATCCAAATACATCCGAAGAAGACTTGGAGTCCTCACGTCCAATGCAATTTCTGGACTTTTCCTTGTGACAGCATCCTTATTCGTTTTTCTTGGTTGGCGCATGGCCCTTATGACCGCACTTGGAATTCCCATTTCAGTTGCTATGACATTCGTTGCCATGAATTATATGGGCCTGACACTCAACTTAATCTCCATGATGGGACTTATCATCGTTGTGGGAATTTTAGTGGATGATGCCATCATCATTTGTGAAAATGTTTACCGACATTTGGAGATGGGAGAAGAACCATTTGAAGCGGCAATGCGTGGAACAAGTGAAGTCCTAGCTCCAGTGACTGCGACAGTGACCACAACGATTGCGGCTTTTGGTCCCATGTTATTTATGACTGGGATTTTTGGAAAATTCATCCATTCCATTCCCTTGGTGGTGATCCTCTCGCTCCTTAGTTCTCTCTTTGAAGCCTTTTTTATGTTACCTTCACACTTATATGATGTGAGTAAGGCGACAGATATGAAGGGAGAAGTCAAAGAGGAATCCCATTGGTTTGTCAAATTCAAAGAAAGAACGTATCTACCATTCTTACGATTCGCCTTATTGAACAGGTGGAAGATGGTGGGTTTACTTGTAGGTCTTTTTGTGTTTTCCCTTGCCATCCAAACAAAATTTGGAAAGTTCAAACTCTTTCCTGGTGCCATCGAAACCTTCCAAGTGAGAGTCACCGCAGAAACAGGACTAAAATTAGAAGAAACCGACAGGTTTATCCGTGCCATCGAACATTCGATCGCTAAACTTCCTGAAGGCGAAGTAGAGAATTTTATCTCACGAGTTGGGATCATCCAAAAAGATCCAAATGATCCATTCACCAAACGTGGGAAAAATTATGCGCAAGTCATGGTGTATTTAACACCAGATGACAACAGGGAACGTTCCACTGAAAAAATCATTGAAGTGGTCCGTGAGAATACAAAGTATTTATTGAATGAAAAAGCCCTCACCTTACTCGAAGAAAAACTAGCAAAGGAAAACCTTGAAAAAAAGGAAAAAGAACAAATCAAAATAGATTCGATTCCGAGTGAATTTTTGCCACTCAAAGGCAAACTGGTCAATTTAGAATTTGAAAAACTCGCAGGTGGGCCACCTGTCGGAAAACCTGTTGCCATCGAAATTAAAGGAGATGATTTTGCCACCTTACTAAAAATAGGTGCCGAATATAAAGCCGCCCTTGCCAAAATCAAAGGTGTCACCGATATCGGCGACGATTTTAACGAAGGGAAAGATGAAATCCGAGTCTCTGTTGACGAAGCCCTTGCCTCATTTGCTGGCGTGAGTGTGCAGTCGGTTTCTCTTGCCATCAATACCGCCTTACAAGGAACAGTTTCTACCAAAATCAAACGTGCTGATGAAGAAGTAGATGTGCGAGTGCGTTTCCCTGAAGAATATAGATCCTCACTCACCCACCTAAACAAAGTGTATGTGAATAACCTTACAGGAAACCTAATCCCCGTATCACGACTCACAAGTTATGATCGTAATCCTGGTCGGGCATCGATCAACCACTTGGATGGGAAACGGCTTTTGACAGTTACATCCAATATTGATGAAACAGTTTCTACTTCTAGGCAAGTCAATTTGGAAGCCAAACAACTCACAGAAGGGATCATTGCCAAATACCCTGGGTATTCGGTGCGATTTTCTGGGGAAAACAAAGACACAGAAGAATCGATGGCCTCCCTTGGTCGTGCCTTCCTTGTGGGACTTCTCATCATTTATATGATCCTTGCTTCCCTTTTCCGATCCCTTGCGCAACCTCTCATCGTAATGAGTGCCATTCCCTTTGCTGTGATTGGTGTGATTTTTGCGTTCCTTTTGCATGGACAACCCTTTTCGTTTTTGGCCTTCCTTGGAATCATCGGACTTGCGGGGGTGGTCGTGAACGACTCCATTGTGCTTGTGGATTGTGCAAACCAACTTCGAATCGAAGACCCTTCCAAATCGACTTTTGAATTATTAATGGAAGCAGGAAGTATCCGCCTAAGAGCCGTAATGCTCACTACAGTCACGACTGTGCTTGGTTTACTACCGACTGCTTACGGGATTGGGGGAAAGGATCCATTCCTTGTGCCTATGGCCTTAGCGTTTGGTTGGGGACTTGCCTTTGCAACCTTCATCACACTCATTATGGTGCCCGTGTTTTATCTGAATTTGTATATGTTCCGAGACCGTGTCTCTCAGCATTTGAAAAACAGAAAAAAAC
- the def gene encoding peptide deformylase: MAVRKILKIGNPILRQTSEDVSESEIQTKDFKKLIRDMFETMRHADGVGLAAPQIGVLKKLVVVGQEDDNERYPGTPEVPNQIILNPEITPLSPPRDGFWEGCLSVPGMRGYVERPNKIRMKWRDENYVEHDEIIEGYRAIVLQHECDHLFGVLYVDRLKSTKLFGYNEDIDTAGKLLD; the protein is encoded by the coding sequence ATGGCTGTACGTAAAATTCTCAAAATTGGTAATCCGATCCTTAGGCAAACGAGCGAAGATGTCTCCGAATCCGAAATCCAAACCAAAGATTTCAAAAAATTGATCCGCGACATGTTTGAAACCATGCGCCACGCAGATGGAGTGGGACTTGCCGCACCACAAATCGGTGTTTTAAAGAAACTAGTCGTTGTTGGCCAAGAAGATGACAACGAACGTTACCCAGGGACACCCGAAGTTCCAAACCAAATCATCTTAAATCCAGAAATCACTCCTCTAAGCCCGCCAAGAGATGGGTTTTGGGAAGGATGTCTCTCTGTACCTGGAATGCGAGGCTATGTGGAAAGACCAAACAAAATCCGCATGAAATGGCGAGATGAAAATTATGTAGAACATGACGAGATCATTGAAGGGTATAGAGCCATCGTCTTACAACATGAATGTGATCATCTTTTTGGAGTTTTGTATGTGGATCGATTGAAAAGTACAAAGTTATTTGGTTATAACGAAGACATCGATACCGCAGGAAAGTTGTTAGATTAA